Proteins co-encoded in one Pseudarthrobacter chlorophenolicus A6 genomic window:
- a CDS encoding NADPH:quinone reductase codes for MKAIVYEETGASSVLQLQDRATRDPGPGEVRVRLAVSGVNPTDWKSRAGSGQGSTKLKTPKVPNQDGAGIVDAVGPGVTGFSAGDRVWLWDVAWGSDEGTAQEYAVVPSVKVVALPDDESFDTGASLGIPALTAHRALTSSEHGPDRLSPGSLTGQTVLVTGGAGAVSHAAIQLARWAGATVITTVSDDRKDGLARLAGAHRVLNYRTEDVVAAVNAAVPEGVDTIVDVNAPANLESDVEILKPGGTIAIYAANPGESVTVPVRESMGKNIRYQFILTYTVTDGQKQHAVESVSEALAAGALRVGEEHGLPLTRFPLAETASAHDAVEQGTIGKVLIDVAPLT; via the coding sequence GTGAAAGCGATCGTGTACGAAGAGACCGGTGCGTCGTCGGTGCTGCAACTGCAGGATCGGGCAACGAGGGACCCGGGTCCCGGCGAGGTCCGCGTCCGGCTCGCCGTTTCCGGAGTGAATCCCACGGACTGGAAGTCCCGCGCCGGCAGTGGGCAGGGCAGCACGAAGCTGAAGACGCCAAAGGTTCCCAACCAGGACGGCGCGGGCATTGTCGACGCCGTCGGTCCCGGGGTGACGGGCTTCAGCGCCGGCGACCGTGTCTGGCTCTGGGACGTGGCCTGGGGCAGCGACGAAGGTACGGCCCAAGAGTATGCCGTTGTTCCATCGGTCAAGGTGGTTGCCCTCCCCGATGATGAATCCTTTGACACCGGCGCCTCGTTGGGCATCCCGGCCCTGACGGCACACAGGGCCCTGACCTCCAGTGAACATGGGCCCGACCGTCTCTCCCCCGGATCGTTGACCGGGCAGACCGTCCTCGTCACCGGCGGTGCAGGAGCCGTAAGCCACGCCGCCATCCAGCTGGCCCGCTGGGCCGGAGCCACTGTCATCACCACCGTCAGCGACGACCGGAAAGACGGCCTCGCCCGCCTCGCAGGGGCGCACCGTGTGCTCAACTACCGCACCGAAGACGTCGTAGCCGCTGTAAACGCCGCAGTCCCGGAGGGCGTGGACACCATCGTGGACGTCAACGCCCCCGCCAACCTCGAGTCCGACGTCGAGATCCTCAAACCCGGCGGAACCATCGCCATCTACGCGGCGAACCCCGGGGAATCGGTGACCGTGCCCGTCCGGGAAAGCATGGGCAAGAACATCCGATACCAGTTCATCCTGACCTACACCGTCACCGATGGACAGAAGCAGCACGCGGTGGAGTCGGTGTCCGAGGCCCTCGCGGCAGGCGCGCTTCGCGTCGGTGAGGAGCACGGGCTGCCGCTGACCCGTTTCCCGCTTGCGGAAACCGCATCGGCGCACGACGCCGTCGAACAGGGGACCATCGGAAAGGTGCTCATCGACGTCGCCCCGCTCACCTAG
- a CDS encoding peptidoglycan D,D-transpeptidase FtsI family protein, protein MVALLLVVAGRVFVVQGFDPESYASKAADRRTQVSALASERGAILDMNGTVLAQSTVRYDIVGTPKVNTTTETFRQVDDSGTVRTVTRDQGLQQLADLLQMPEPEVRELMTGDALFTYLAKAVDPGVERAVVDLGVPGVESRPVKKRAYPQGAVAGSIVGFTNDQGGAAGLELTLDEQLTGRDGERTYQTGADGIIIPTAPLEVVPATNGQSVKLTIDTDLQYAAQEALEAQAGKLSADWANLIVVEAKTGKIRAMAETNSVDPNNPGATAPEDRGARSVQAAIEPGSTEKAITAAAAIEEGLVSPGSRLVIPSGYTVNGQFFKDSFEHGTEQRTFAGVIGSSMNTGTVMVGQDLSREQRYGYLRKFGVGSSTGIPLPGESAGLLAKPDQWDGRQEFAVLFGQGVSQTPLQTTMAFQALANDGVLLKPRLIESYLDPDGTEHPVETEPGSRAVSEATAQQTRDILESVVTAGGAKDIKVPGYRVGGKTGTAEAVSDSGKGLDGYTASFVGMAPMDDPQYVVMVNVQRPAGNIYGISTAPVFNNIMTRVLSKFDVAPSRTPSVSLPQKF, encoded by the coding sequence ATGGTGGCGCTGCTCCTGGTGGTTGCCGGCCGGGTGTTCGTGGTCCAGGGATTCGATCCCGAGAGCTATGCGTCCAAGGCCGCAGACCGTCGTACCCAGGTATCCGCGCTCGCCTCCGAGCGTGGCGCCATCCTGGACATGAACGGCACCGTCCTGGCCCAGAGCACCGTCCGCTACGACATCGTGGGCACACCGAAGGTCAACACCACAACGGAAACTTTCCGCCAGGTAGACGATTCCGGCACCGTCCGGACGGTCACCCGAGACCAGGGTCTCCAGCAACTCGCCGACCTCCTGCAGATGCCTGAGCCCGAAGTCCGTGAGCTCATGACCGGCGATGCCCTGTTCACCTATCTGGCCAAAGCCGTGGACCCCGGCGTCGAACGCGCAGTGGTGGACCTGGGCGTTCCGGGAGTGGAGTCGAGGCCGGTCAAAAAGCGCGCGTACCCACAAGGGGCGGTGGCCGGCAGCATCGTTGGATTCACCAATGACCAGGGCGGAGCCGCCGGCCTCGAACTGACCTTGGACGAACAGCTGACGGGCCGGGACGGGGAACGGACCTACCAGACCGGCGCCGACGGCATCATCATCCCCACCGCTCCCTTGGAGGTGGTGCCGGCTACCAACGGCCAGTCGGTCAAGCTCACCATCGACACCGATCTCCAGTACGCGGCGCAGGAAGCACTCGAAGCCCAGGCCGGAAAGCTCAGTGCCGACTGGGCGAACCTGATCGTCGTCGAAGCAAAAACCGGAAAGATCCGGGCCATGGCCGAAACAAATTCCGTAGACCCCAACAACCCCGGAGCCACCGCACCGGAGGACCGCGGAGCACGGTCCGTGCAGGCGGCCATTGAGCCGGGGTCAACGGAAAAGGCCATCACCGCAGCGGCCGCCATCGAGGAAGGGCTCGTCAGCCCCGGCTCCCGCCTAGTCATTCCGTCCGGGTACACGGTGAACGGGCAGTTCTTCAAGGACTCTTTCGAGCACGGCACCGAGCAGCGGACCTTCGCGGGCGTCATCGGTTCCTCCATGAACACGGGCACCGTCATGGTCGGCCAGGACCTGAGCCGGGAACAGCGTTATGGCTACCTTCGAAAGTTCGGCGTCGGTTCCAGCACCGGAATTCCCCTGCCGGGCGAATCGGCCGGGCTCCTGGCAAAACCCGACCAGTGGGACGGCCGCCAGGAATTCGCCGTCCTCTTCGGCCAGGGCGTATCGCAGACTCCCCTGCAGACCACCATGGCGTTCCAGGCCCTCGCCAACGACGGCGTCCTGCTCAAGCCGCGGCTGATCGAGTCCTACCTCGACCCGGACGGCACCGAACACCCGGTGGAAACGGAGCCCGGCAGCAGGGCGGTCAGCGAAGCGACGGCGCAGCAGACACGGGACATCCTCGAGAGCGTCGTCACCGCTGGCGGCGCCAAGGACATCAAGGTCCCCGGGTACCGGGTGGGCGGCAAGACCGGCACTGCTGAAGCCGTTTCCGATTCGGGCAAGGGCCTGGACGGCTATACCGCTTCGTTCGTGGGCATGGCACCGATGGATGACCCCCAGTACGTCGTCATGGTCAACGTCCAGCGGCCGGCCGGGAACATTTACGGTATTTCCACCGCGCCGGTCTTCAACAACATCATGACCAGGGTCCTCAGCAAATTCGACGTCGCGCCGTCCAGGACGCCGTCCGTCAGCCTGCCGCAGAAGTTCTGA
- a CDS encoding histidine phosphatase family protein — protein sequence MATVILVRHGRTTANASGILAGRAAGVGLDQTGLEQAASAGDRLAVLPLAGVVSSPLERCRETARFIIDRQAGNPAAPVEADLTECDYGQWQGRKLSDLATEDLWGAVQSQPSTVVFPGGESMAGMQARSVAAIRRHDAAFEAGHGPGAVWVAVSHGDVIKSILADALGMHLDLFQRINVGPASISIVHYGPARPSVYATNTDAGDLAWLAHGISSGDAPVGGGAGQAAT from the coding sequence ATGGCAACTGTAATCCTCGTGCGGCACGGCCGCACCACCGCCAATGCGTCCGGGATCCTGGCTGGGCGGGCTGCCGGCGTGGGCCTGGACCAGACCGGACTTGAGCAGGCGGCTTCCGCCGGAGACCGCCTTGCCGTGCTGCCCCTGGCGGGCGTGGTCTCCAGTCCCCTCGAACGCTGCCGCGAAACCGCCCGGTTCATTATTGACCGGCAGGCAGGAAATCCTGCAGCGCCGGTCGAAGCCGACCTCACGGAATGTGATTACGGGCAGTGGCAGGGCCGCAAGCTCAGCGACCTCGCCACCGAGGACCTGTGGGGTGCGGTGCAGTCTCAACCGTCCACCGTAGTCTTCCCGGGCGGTGAATCAATGGCCGGGATGCAGGCGCGGTCAGTGGCAGCAATCCGGCGCCATGACGCGGCCTTCGAAGCCGGCCACGGCCCCGGTGCTGTGTGGGTGGCAGTGAGCCATGGTGACGTCATCAAATCAATCCTGGCCGACGCGCTCGGGATGCATCTGGACCTCTTCCAGCGCATCAACGTGGGTCCGGCCTCCATCTCAATAGTGCATTACGGTCCGGCCCGGCCAAGCGTGTACGCCACCAACACAGACGCCGGGGATCTTGCGTGGCTCGCCCACGGCATTAGTTCCGGGGATGCGCCGGTTGGCGGCGGCGCGGGACAGGCCGCCACGTAG
- a CDS encoding DUF3090 domain-containing protein, whose amino-acid sequence MPTLVHEFAWPDRVVIGTIGVPGARTFYLQVRTGKQIVSIALEKQQSAELAEKIDDILDQLGTIEGNPFSVPAGTPVELVDNDQLETVEEQFRTGAMSLGWDPATAQIVIEAYPIIEIDADAGEIPDVDDAEVPEMLLVRMPVGTARAFAKRTREIVGAGRPACPLCGYPVDPEGHVCTLPEA is encoded by the coding sequence ATGCCCACACTTGTTCACGAATTTGCCTGGCCTGACCGGGTCGTCATCGGCACCATCGGCGTTCCGGGGGCACGCACGTTCTATCTGCAGGTCCGCACGGGTAAGCAGATAGTCAGTATCGCGCTGGAGAAGCAGCAGTCAGCCGAGCTGGCGGAAAAGATCGACGACATCCTCGATCAGCTCGGCACCATCGAGGGGAATCCGTTCAGCGTTCCCGCGGGCACACCCGTCGAACTGGTTGACAATGACCAGCTCGAGACGGTTGAGGAGCAGTTCCGGACGGGTGCCATGAGCCTGGGCTGGGATCCGGCAACCGCGCAGATCGTCATTGAGGCCTACCCCATCATCGAGATCGACGCTGATGCCGGCGAAATACCGGATGTGGACGACGCCGAAGTCCCCGAGATGCTGCTGGTACGGATGCCGGTGGGCACCGCGCGGGCATTCGCCAAGCGCACGCGTGAGATCGTGGGCGCCGGGCGTCCCGCCTGCCCGCTCTGCGGCTACCCCGTGGACCCCGAAGGGCACGTCTGCACCCTGCCCGAGGCCTGA
- a CDS encoding SCO1664 family protein, with the protein MPADLSAGALTLTGRITTASNATFVGSIGDTTVVYKPITGEKPLWDFPDGFLAHREVAAYLVSEALGWNIVPRTWLRDGPLGEGMVQLWQEPDPDQKAVDIFSPEDAPETGWRHVLEGEDETGRTVALLHEDSVALRRMAVFDVVVNNADRKGGHILAMAGGHRHGVDHGLTFHTEHKLRTVLWGWLGDDLSSEELQGIDLVSEGLDGELGRDLADLLGDDEIASLAMRCTRLRSAGRFPAPRGGMPAVPWPLF; encoded by the coding sequence ATGCCCGCCGACCTGTCCGCCGGCGCACTGACCCTCACCGGGAGAATCACGACGGCGTCGAATGCCACCTTTGTGGGGAGCATCGGCGACACGACTGTTGTCTACAAGCCGATAACCGGGGAGAAGCCGCTGTGGGATTTTCCCGACGGTTTCCTGGCCCACCGGGAGGTCGCCGCCTACCTGGTCTCCGAGGCGCTCGGCTGGAACATCGTGCCACGTACCTGGCTGCGGGACGGTCCGCTGGGTGAGGGGATGGTGCAGCTGTGGCAGGAGCCGGACCCCGACCAGAAGGCGGTGGACATCTTCTCTCCGGAGGACGCGCCCGAGACCGGTTGGCGCCACGTCCTCGAAGGCGAGGATGAGACCGGGCGGACAGTCGCCCTCCTCCACGAGGACTCTGTGGCGCTGAGGCGCATGGCCGTGTTCGACGTCGTGGTGAACAATGCCGACCGCAAGGGCGGCCACATCCTCGCCATGGCCGGCGGGCACCGGCACGGCGTGGACCACGGGCTGACCTTCCACACAGAGCACAAGTTGCGCACGGTTCTGTGGGGCTGGCTGGGCGATGACCTGAGCAGCGAGGAGCTGCAGGGCATTGATCTGGTCAGCGAGGGCCTGGACGGTGAACTGGGCCGGGACCTCGCGGACCTGCTCGGGGACGATGAGATCGCGTCCCTTGCCATGCGCTGTACCCGGTTGCGTTCCGCGGGCCGGTTTCCGGCTCCGAGGGGCGGCATGCCTGCGGTCCCCTGGCCACTGTTCTAG
- a CDS encoding PspA/IM30 family protein, with translation MKQSIFARVAQLAKANLNAVLDSAEDPQKMLDQMVRDYSNNIREAEAAIAQTIGNLRMAEDDHKRAIDDAHSWGNKAIAASRKADEFRAAGNSDADKFDALARLALQRQMTAETTAKAQTPGLAAQNEVVDKLKSGLDQMRGKLGELTAKRNELVNRARVAATQSQVNDALKALDTGDPASAIGRYEENIRRQEATVRGQQELAASSLDAQFDSLEDLGEQTEVEARLAALKSMDRKALD, from the coding sequence GTGAAGCAGAGTATTTTCGCCCGCGTTGCCCAGCTCGCCAAGGCCAACCTGAACGCCGTCCTGGACTCCGCGGAGGACCCGCAGAAGATGCTGGACCAGATGGTCCGGGACTACTCGAACAACATCCGTGAAGCCGAGGCCGCCATCGCGCAGACCATCGGTAACCTCCGGATGGCCGAAGACGACCACAAACGGGCGATCGACGATGCCCACTCATGGGGCAACAAGGCAATCGCTGCCTCCCGCAAGGCTGACGAATTCCGGGCCGCGGGCAACAGCGACGCGGACAAGTTCGACGCCCTCGCCCGGCTCGCTCTTCAGCGGCAGATGACTGCCGAGACCACCGCCAAGGCCCAGACGCCGGGCCTGGCGGCTCAAAACGAGGTGGTCGACAAGCTCAAGAGCGGCCTGGACCAGATGCGCGGCAAGCTCGGCGAGCTGACCGCCAAGCGAAACGAGCTGGTCAACCGTGCCCGGGTCGCCGCCACCCAGTCCCAAGTCAATGACGCCCTCAAGGCCCTGGACACCGGAGACCCGGCGTCGGCCATTGGCCGGTACGAGGAGAACATCCGCCGCCAGGAAGCCACCGTCCGCGGCCAGCAGGAACTCGCTGCCTCTTCCCTGGACGCCCAGTTCGACTCCCTTGAAGACCTCGGCGAGCAGACAGAAGTGGAAGCCCGCCTCGCCGCGCTCAAGTCCATGGACCGGAAAGCCCTCGATTAA
- a CDS encoding helix-turn-helix transcriptional regulator: MDTTNDVRDFLMSRRSRITPAQAGLPAHGGTRRVTGLKREEVAMLTGVSTEYYARLERGNLRGVSDSVLDSLARALQLDEAERAHLFDLAKAAAPAPASGTRRARAEVRPSIERILAGMTGTPAYVRNSRTDVIAANSLCFALYTGILSPETLPVNLARFMFLAPRSKDFFVDWETLADDFAAAMRTESGSNPRDRALNSLIGDLAAGSTEFSTRWARHNVRFHRSARKIMRNPLVGEIELTGDALELPGEGLTMIAYSAEPGSHAQDQLNFLASWAASSKSTSVEAQVSPPSAERRTP, translated from the coding sequence ATGGACACTACCAACGACGTCCGCGATTTCCTCATGAGCCGCCGATCACGCATCACCCCGGCCCAGGCGGGGCTGCCCGCCCACGGAGGAACCAGGAGGGTCACCGGGCTCAAACGCGAGGAAGTCGCCATGCTCACCGGCGTCAGTACCGAGTACTACGCCCGGCTCGAACGCGGCAACCTCCGGGGAGTCTCGGACTCCGTTCTTGACTCCCTCGCCCGGGCACTTCAGCTCGACGAGGCAGAACGCGCCCACCTCTTTGACCTGGCCAAGGCCGCCGCACCAGCCCCCGCCTCCGGGACCCGACGGGCACGGGCCGAAGTGCGCCCCAGCATCGAAAGAATCCTGGCCGGGATGACCGGAACACCGGCCTACGTCCGGAACTCCCGCACCGATGTGATCGCCGCCAACAGCCTGTGCTTCGCCCTCTACACCGGGATCCTCAGCCCCGAGACGCTTCCAGTGAACCTCGCACGCTTCATGTTCCTGGCCCCCCGGTCCAAGGACTTCTTCGTCGACTGGGAAACTCTCGCCGATGACTTCGCCGCGGCTATGCGCACCGAATCCGGCAGTAATCCGCGGGACCGCGCCCTCAACAGCCTTATCGGTGACCTGGCCGCCGGCAGCACCGAGTTCTCCACCAGATGGGCACGTCACAACGTCCGCTTCCACCGGTCGGCCCGCAAAATCATGCGCAACCCGCTCGTCGGCGAGATCGAACTCACCGGCGACGCCCTGGAACTGCCCGGCGAAGGACTAACCATGATCGCCTACTCCGCCGAGCCGGGCAGCCACGCCCAAGATCAACTCAACTTCCTCGCCAGCTGGGCCGCCAGCAGCAAGAGCACGTCTGTAGAGGCACAAGTCAGCCCGCCCTCAGCGGAAAGAAGGACCCCCTGA
- a CDS encoding MFS transporter: protein MSVSTASSPAVAARPRASLGVAMLGFFVVALDAQIVNVALPAIRNDLGGGLSGLQWVVTGYALMFSALQLFAGTFSDRAGARRAYGMGMILFVVASAACALSPSLPALVGARILQGIGAAMITPASLALIREAYHDAAARGRATVYWGLGGSVAAAAGPVLGGLLTQLDWRLIFFVNLPVGAVALGVLSRVAVSPRRAAPFDWTGQISAVVGLAALTYGIIEGAEAGYESPAIVLMFAVAVAAITAFVFAQAWGRHPMIPLDLFRSRTVSTALTIAVVTMAGFYGIVFVQSLYFQQERGASALETGVLFLPMTALVAILNPWVARLMGKYGHPAMIATGQLIMAAGLAGLCLLPADAPVLLVAALMVPVGVGGSFTVPSIIAQVMDNVPAERAGTASGVVNTARQVGGTLGVAIFGAVIASGEFITGLRASLGATAVVLIVLIVASMAFQRRPHTTT, encoded by the coding sequence ATGTCCGTGTCTACCGCCAGCAGCCCGGCAGTGGCTGCCCGGCCCAGGGCTTCCTTGGGGGTGGCGATGCTGGGGTTCTTCGTTGTCGCCCTGGATGCCCAGATCGTCAACGTTGCCCTGCCCGCGATCCGCAACGACCTCGGCGGGGGACTTTCGGGTCTGCAGTGGGTTGTGACCGGCTATGCTCTGATGTTTTCCGCCCTCCAACTGTTCGCCGGGACGTTCTCCGACCGGGCTGGAGCGCGTCGCGCTTACGGGATGGGCATGATCCTCTTCGTTGTTGCTTCCGCTGCCTGCGCGTTGAGCCCCTCGCTCCCGGCCCTGGTCGGGGCCCGTATTCTGCAGGGCATTGGCGCGGCGATGATCACCCCGGCGTCCCTGGCCCTGATCCGGGAGGCGTACCACGACGCCGCAGCCCGCGGCCGGGCCACTGTTTACTGGGGGCTTGGCGGTTCCGTGGCGGCCGCCGCGGGACCGGTGCTGGGCGGGCTTCTCACGCAGCTCGACTGGCGGCTGATCTTTTTCGTCAACCTGCCCGTCGGAGCCGTCGCGCTCGGCGTCCTGTCCCGCGTCGCGGTATCACCCCGCCGAGCGGCACCGTTCGACTGGACCGGACAGATCAGCGCCGTCGTCGGGCTTGCAGCCCTGACCTACGGCATCATCGAAGGCGCCGAGGCCGGGTACGAAAGCCCTGCCATCGTGCTCATGTTCGCCGTCGCCGTCGCGGCCATCACCGCGTTCGTCTTCGCCCAGGCCTGGGGGCGGCATCCGATGATTCCGCTGGACTTGTTCCGCTCCCGTACCGTGTCCACCGCACTGACCATTGCCGTGGTCACGATGGCCGGTTTCTACGGGATCGTGTTCGTCCAAAGCCTCTACTTCCAGCAGGAGCGCGGCGCTTCTGCCCTGGAAACCGGGGTGCTCTTCCTTCCAATGACGGCCCTTGTCGCCATCCTGAACCCCTGGGTGGCCCGCCTCATGGGCAAGTACGGGCACCCAGCCATGATCGCCACCGGCCAGCTCATCATGGCCGCCGGCCTGGCTGGACTGTGCCTGCTCCCAGCAGACGCACCGGTCCTGCTCGTCGCAGCGCTCATGGTCCCGGTAGGGGTCGGCGGCTCCTTCACTGTCCCCTCCATCATTGCCCAGGTCATGGACAACGTACCCGCCGAACGGGCCGGCACCGCCAGCGGCGTAGTCAACACCGCCCGGCAAGTCGGCGGCACACTCGGCGTGGCCATCTTCGGCGCGGTGATCGCCAGCGGCGAGTTCATCACAGGTTTGCGCGCCAGCCTCGGCGCCACCGCCGTGGTCCTCATCGTCCTCATCGTCGCGTCCATGGCATTCCAACGCCGGCCGCACACAACCACCTGA
- a CDS encoding (R)-mandelonitrile lyase, producing MRLTVPAPTTKGPAEKFTGDVYLNPLHSAESPSRLGFAMVRFDPGARTHWHSHPLGQTLHCTDGTGLVATRDGKAILMHPGDTVHTPPGEEHWHGAIPDSLMCHLAMVEHDDGHTATWLEPVSDQEYQAAHSKTHPQTTAEQR from the coding sequence ATGCGCCTCACAGTTCCCGCACCCACGACCAAAGGACCGGCCGAAAAGTTCACCGGCGACGTGTACCTGAACCCACTGCACTCAGCTGAAAGCCCCTCCCGGCTCGGATTCGCGATGGTCCGGTTCGACCCCGGGGCACGGACCCACTGGCACTCCCACCCGCTGGGCCAAACACTGCACTGCACCGACGGAACAGGACTGGTGGCCACCCGGGACGGGAAAGCCATCCTGATGCACCCCGGAGACACCGTCCACACCCCTCCCGGAGAAGAACACTGGCACGGCGCAATCCCGGACTCCCTCATGTGCCACCTGGCCATGGTCGAACACGACGACGGCCACACAGCAACGTGGCTCGAACCCGTCAGTGACCAGGAATACCAAGCCGCCCACTCCAAAACCCACCCACAAACCACAGCAGAACAACGCTAA
- a CDS encoding aldo/keto reductase, which yields MKNVTLNNGIEMPILGFGVFQIPEEETQAAVEAAIATGYRHLDTAASYGNEGAVGAAIKASGINREELFITTQLWIQHAPTGNVQEDTKRAFENSLNRLGLDYLDLYLIHQPLGDYYSEWRAMQDLNKEGLTRAIGVSNFHPDRLVDLIDHNEIVPAVNQIETHPFHQRAADQELMRERGVQIESWGPFAEGKNNLFTDPVLSTIADAHGKSVAQVVLRWLIQRDVVVIPKSVRPERMAQNLDVFGFTLTEEQMNQIAALDTGASLFFDHRDPAMVSWLGNRRYR from the coding sequence ATGAAGAACGTCACGCTCAACAACGGCATCGAAATGCCAATCCTCGGCTTCGGTGTCTTCCAGATCCCCGAAGAAGAAACCCAAGCCGCCGTCGAAGCAGCCATCGCGACCGGCTACCGGCACCTGGACACCGCCGCGTCCTACGGCAACGAAGGGGCCGTCGGCGCCGCGATCAAAGCCAGCGGCATCAACCGCGAGGAACTGTTCATCACCACCCAGCTCTGGATCCAGCACGCACCCACCGGCAACGTCCAGGAAGACACCAAGCGCGCCTTCGAGAACTCCCTGAACCGGCTCGGACTGGACTACCTCGACCTCTACCTGATCCACCAGCCACTCGGTGACTACTACAGCGAATGGCGCGCCATGCAGGACCTGAACAAGGAAGGCCTCACCCGGGCCATCGGCGTCTCGAACTTCCACCCGGACCGGCTGGTGGACCTCATAGACCACAACGAAATCGTCCCTGCCGTGAACCAGATCGAAACGCACCCGTTCCACCAGCGCGCCGCCGACCAGGAACTAATGCGCGAACGCGGCGTGCAGATCGAATCCTGGGGACCGTTCGCCGAAGGCAAGAACAACCTCTTCACCGACCCCGTTCTCAGCACCATCGCTGACGCCCACGGCAAGTCCGTCGCCCAGGTCGTGCTGCGCTGGCTCATCCAGCGCGACGTGGTCGTGATCCCCAAGTCTGTCCGGCCCGAGCGCATGGCCCAGAACCTGGACGTCTTCGGCTTCACCCTCACCGAAGAGCAGATGAACCAGATCGCGGCACTGGACACCGGTGCCAGCCTTTTCTTCGACCACCGCGACCCCGCCATGGTCAGCTGGCTCGGCAACCGCCGCTACCGCTAG
- a CDS encoding flavodoxin, giving the protein MPATETATPGQSGQRVLLAYFSRAGENYYYGGRTNLEVGNTEVLAGMISALVPCDVHRIEAADPYPDSYDATVARNVREQNQNARPAISNPLPSIDQYDAIILASGIWNVRAPMIMTTFTESYDFTGKTVLPVATHAMSGMGNTMRDYTESCPGAQIRQGLAVKGEEVQEAGPNLQSWLQRSGLFQ; this is encoded by the coding sequence GTGCCCGCAACAGAAACAGCAACCCCCGGCCAGAGCGGTCAACGCGTACTGCTCGCCTACTTCTCCAGGGCCGGGGAAAACTACTACTACGGCGGGCGCACCAATCTCGAAGTCGGCAACACCGAAGTCCTAGCCGGGATGATCAGCGCCCTGGTCCCTTGCGACGTGCACCGCATCGAAGCGGCCGACCCCTACCCCGACAGCTATGACGCTACCGTCGCCCGAAACGTCCGAGAGCAAAACCAGAACGCCCGCCCTGCCATCAGCAACCCGCTGCCTTCCATCGACCAGTACGACGCAATAATCCTTGCCAGTGGCATCTGGAACGTCCGCGCACCCATGATCATGACCACTTTTACAGAAAGCTACGACTTCACCGGCAAAACCGTCCTCCCGGTCGCCACGCACGCCATGAGCGGAATGGGCAACACCATGCGTGACTACACCGAATCCTGCCCCGGCGCGCAAATCCGCCAAGGACTGGCCGTCAAGGGAGAAGAAGTCCAAGAGGCCGGACCAAATTTACAGTCATGGCTCCAACGCTCCGGACTCTTTCAATAG
- a CDS encoding carboxymuconolactone decarboxylase family protein: MNEPTQTRAQQLIGDFAPKLVDLTDNVLFGDVWERSELSPRDRSLITVASLVTSGSTDQLRGHLARARTNGLTETELKEAIIHLAFYAGWPKAMSAITIAKEIFNTK, encoded by the coding sequence ATGAACGAACCAACCCAAACACGTGCCCAGCAACTCATCGGTGATTTCGCCCCCAAACTCGTTGACCTCACCGACAACGTCCTCTTCGGAGACGTGTGGGAGCGCTCCGAACTGTCCCCGAGGGACCGCAGCCTGATCACCGTCGCCAGCCTGGTCACCAGCGGCAGCACCGATCAACTCCGCGGACACCTCGCCCGTGCGCGAACCAACGGCTTGACGGAAACTGAACTGAAAGAAGCGATCATCCATCTGGCCTTCTACGCCGGATGGCCCAAAGCCATGTCCGCAATCACCATCGCCAAGGAAATCTTCAATACAAAGTAG